A region from the Lentimonas sp. CC4 genome encodes:
- a CDS encoding sulfatase, protein MFAGTASAEDGRPEKPNILLLLADDLGWQDVKCYDIDEPSPFETPNIDALAQKGVMFWQGYSPAPSCAPSRGAIMTGAHPARTQLTHVVGGTPPAAYHKSAHRMMPPWYSGRMSTDYVSLAQALKDNGYTTGHSGKWHLAKKHFSYPQPEDIGFDWTRSHAGTTRKMTPHRLTGFATDDPKDPYRLDENGFATHELSEDALTFVREHKDQPFFLFYATKLVHAPIHTRSERLLKKYVEKLGVELPENPQEWKGEGQTNPFYAAMVEELDYYVGQMFDYLETTEDPRWPGHMLSENTYIIFTSDNGGMENMPGEVITDNYPLDRGKISAMEGGTRVPLIIVGPGIAAGVQTDVMANGMDFYPTILSWTDTQKPEGNQFDGSDLSELLATDPTDAALVKQEDGQVRDTLFWHFPNSQALESTIRIGDYKLVRNYDYLNPSNAELELYQLYKTEDGMQTRVDIEESNNLAQKMPEKAEAMNAKLTEQLEAMDASYPYYNPYFSDALPNKETVPSVLSHERNGNRVAYRYQENGAKLARAQLMYTFNGGDSDEEWFRMPADVLPGNLVTATLPKGTTHYLINLIDENNFLVSYPYVKKSTRGNDLPSKVAPSVSENLSKK, encoded by the coding sequence TTGTTTGCTGGCACTGCCTCGGCTGAAGATGGCCGCCCTGAAAAGCCGAATATACTGTTACTCTTAGCCGATGATCTCGGTTGGCAGGATGTGAAGTGTTATGACATCGACGAACCGTCGCCATTTGAAACACCGAACATCGACGCGCTTGCGCAGAAGGGCGTTATGTTTTGGCAGGGGTATTCGCCGGCTCCAAGTTGCGCTCCGAGTCGGGGTGCCATTATGACGGGTGCGCATCCGGCGCGCACTCAATTGACGCATGTGGTCGGTGGCACGCCGCCCGCGGCGTATCATAAGAGCGCTCATCGCATGATGCCGCCTTGGTATAGTGGACGTATGTCGACTGACTATGTCTCACTGGCTCAAGCGCTCAAGGATAACGGATACACCACTGGGCATAGTGGTAAATGGCATTTGGCCAAGAAGCACTTCTCTTACCCTCAACCAGAGGATATTGGCTTCGATTGGACCCGCAGTCATGCGGGCACCACTCGAAAAATGACGCCACATCGTTTGACTGGATTTGCGACCGACGATCCCAAAGACCCGTATCGTCTCGATGAAAACGGTTTTGCCACGCATGAACTGAGCGAAGATGCACTGACCTTTGTTCGCGAACATAAAGACCAGCCCTTTTTTCTTTTTTATGCCACCAAGCTGGTGCATGCGCCGATTCATACGCGCAGCGAGCGGTTGCTGAAGAAATATGTCGAAAAGCTCGGTGTGGAGCTGCCAGAAAACCCTCAGGAGTGGAAAGGCGAGGGCCAAACGAATCCTTTCTACGCCGCCATGGTCGAGGAACTCGACTACTACGTGGGCCAAATGTTCGACTATTTAGAGACGACCGAGGATCCGCGTTGGCCTGGACATATGTTGAGTGAGAACACCTACATCATCTTTACCTCAGACAACGGCGGTATGGAGAATATGCCCGGCGAAGTGATCACCGATAACTACCCATTAGACCGTGGTAAGATTTCCGCCATGGAAGGGGGAACACGTGTGCCACTGATTATCGTTGGCCCAGGGATTGCTGCGGGTGTGCAAACGGATGTGATGGCGAACGGCATGGATTTTTATCCGACGATTCTCTCTTGGACGGATACGCAGAAGCCTGAAGGTAATCAGTTTGACGGTAGCGATCTTTCTGAACTGCTGGCGACGGATCCCACTGATGCAGCGCTAGTGAAACAGGAAGACGGGCAGGTGCGTGACACTCTGTTTTGGCACTTTCCCAATAGCCAGGCGCTGGAGAGCACGATTCGGATCGGTGACTATAAGCTGGTGCGTAACTACGACTACTTGAATCCCAGCAATGCTGAGTTAGAGCTGTATCAGCTTTATAAGACAGAGGACGGAATGCAGACACGGGTGGACATCGAGGAATCCAATAATCTAGCTCAAAAGATGCCGGAGAAGGCAGAGGCAATGAATGCGAAGCTGACCGAGCAGTTGGAAGCGATGGACGCGAGCTATCCATACTACAACCCATATTTTAGTGATGCACTCCCTAATAAGGAAACGGTGCCGTCCGTGTTGTCTCATGAAAGAAACGGCAATCGTGTTGCGTATCGCTATCAAGAAAATGGTGCGAAGCTCGCACGCGCGCAGTTGATGTATACATTCAATGGAGGCGACAGTGATGAAGAGTGGTTCCGTATGCCTGCCGACGTGTTGCCTGGCAATCTAGTGACCGCCACCTTGCCCAAGGGGACGACTCACTACCTGATCAACTTAATCGATGAGAACAACTTCCTCGTCAGTTATCCATATGTGAAAAAATCCACACGCGGCAACGATCTGCCGTCGAAGGTCGCACCGTCTGTTTCAGAGAATCTTTCGAAGAAATAA
- a CDS encoding arylsulfatase: protein MKNRSLFSSLKAGALAALLPLSLLGDSQPNIVYILADDMGYGDVQCLNPERGKIKTPHMDQLAAEGMIFTDAHTTSSVCTPTRYGIITGRYNWRSTLQKGVLNGYGLPLISTTRMTVPSFLSDNGYTTAMIGKWHLGLEIATIDGKPARAAGGIKEKLNTGAFPPAELSNIDWQGTIQGGPVDLGFDSWFGITASLDFPPYVWIRDRNWVGEGTHVKAFKRPGPATEDFEAIDVLDKLAAETVQYISEYQSDKPFFIYMPLPSPHTPIVPSKKWQGKSGIGHYGDFMMQTDDIVGQVVQALDFKGISENTILIVTSDNGCSKAANFKNLEGHGHFASAQYRGSKADLWEGGHRVPFLVKWPKVIKAGSVSDELTCQTDLLATCAELLGKELPANAGEDSESILPLFSGKSVEFTRKGIINHSVSGHFAYRQGKWKLLLAKGSGGWTLPSEKTMSKVADAPKGQLYDLEADPSEQNNLYLKNPEVVETLMAQLEADVANGRSTAGPKQANDLPVDQIKLWKSGQ from the coding sequence ATGAAAAATCGAAGTCTCTTCTCTAGTTTAAAAGCCGGCGCACTCGCTGCCTTGCTTCCACTCTCATTACTTGGAGATTCGCAACCGAATATCGTCTATATTTTAGCGGATGATATGGGCTACGGCGATGTTCAGTGCCTGAATCCAGAGCGTGGTAAAATTAAGACGCCACATATGGATCAGCTGGCTGCGGAAGGCATGATCTTTACCGATGCACACACGACGTCCTCGGTCTGCACACCGACTCGTTACGGTATTATCACTGGTCGCTACAATTGGCGATCCACACTCCAAAAGGGTGTGCTCAATGGCTACGGCTTACCGCTCATTTCAACGACTCGCATGACCGTTCCGAGCTTCCTCAGTGACAATGGTTATACCACTGCCATGATTGGTAAGTGGCACTTGGGGCTGGAGATCGCGACGATCGACGGCAAGCCCGCGCGAGCAGCTGGCGGAATTAAAGAGAAGCTGAATACGGGCGCATTTCCGCCTGCAGAACTCTCCAATATCGATTGGCAGGGCACCATTCAAGGTGGCCCAGTCGACCTCGGATTTGATTCCTGGTTTGGTATTACCGCGTCGCTTGATTTTCCTCCTTATGTTTGGATCCGTGATCGTAATTGGGTCGGCGAAGGCACGCATGTTAAAGCGTTCAAACGCCCTGGGCCTGCGACTGAGGACTTTGAAGCCATTGATGTTCTGGACAAACTTGCGGCGGAAACAGTCCAATACATTTCCGAGTATCAGAGCGACAAGCCTTTCTTCATCTACATGCCATTGCCATCGCCGCATACGCCCATCGTTCCTTCTAAGAAGTGGCAGGGAAAGAGTGGTATCGGCCATTATGGCGACTTCATGATGCAGACCGACGACATCGTCGGACAAGTCGTTCAGGCGCTCGATTTTAAGGGCATTTCAGAAAATACCATCCTCATCGTGACGAGTGATAATGGTTGTTCCAAAGCCGCCAACTTTAAGAACCTGGAAGGCCATGGCCACTTCGCCAGTGCACAATACCGTGGCTCCAAGGCAGACTTGTGGGAAGGTGGCCACCGCGTGCCATTTCTGGTTAAATGGCCGAAAGTGATCAAAGCAGGTAGTGTCTCTGACGAGCTGACTTGTCAGACCGATTTACTCGCGACTTGTGCCGAGCTACTTGGCAAAGAACTACCTGCAAATGCCGGCGAAGATAGTGAAAGTATCTTACCGCTCTTTAGCGGAAAGTCCGTGGAGTTCACCCGTAAGGGCATTATCAACCACAGTGTGAGTGGGCACTTCGCTTATCGTCAGGGCAAGTGGAAGCTCCTCTTGGCAAAAGGCTCTGGTGGCTGGACTCTGCCGAGTGAGAAAACCATGTCTAAAGTAGCCGACGCACCCAAAGGCCAGCTCTACGATTTGGAAGCCGATCCCAGCGAACAGAATAATCTCTACCTGAAGAACCCTGAGGTCGTTGAAACACTCATGGCGCAGCTCGAGGCAGACGTCGCCAATGGTCGCAGCACGGCAGGTCCCAAGCAGGCGAACGATCTTCCTGTCGATCAGATCAAACTCTGGAAGAGCGGTCAGTAA
- a CDS encoding arylsulfatase yields MMIKKYVHKAVAFCLTSLALTITANAVEQPNIVFILCDDLGYGDIQVLNPEHGKIKTPAVDKLAAQGMIFTDAHSGSAVCTPTRYGLMTGRYSWRTTLQAGVVQGFKPNLIAEGRPTVASFLKAQGYHTGIVGKWHLNFQYLDADTGKVIKRKGKKTLAPVGSTIPDGPVDRGFDYYHGFHHAGDMKGVIENDTVIAHEDEVNMLPRITRKAVEYIEARASEKETPFFLYVPYGSPHTPIVPSPEWIGRSGLGIYGDFVMQTDDGVGQILAALDANGLTENTLVIFSSDNGTSKAADIDALAEQGHIVSAGFRGSKADLWDGGHRVPFIARWPKHVAAGSTSDQLICLTDLFATAADITGAAVPAESAEDSVSFLPALSGEEIVSTRAGVIHHSISGHFGYRQGKWKLLLAKGSAGWTGPKENQLPKDTPKAQLYDMEKDPGETTNLYESHPEVAQRLLAQLEADIFNGRSTDGAPSNNDTDQIVLWKNEKVKKNK; encoded by the coding sequence ATGATGATAAAAAAATATGTGCATAAAGCAGTCGCGTTTTGTCTCACTTCGCTTGCGTTGACGATCACTGCGAATGCAGTGGAACAACCTAACATCGTGTTTATCCTCTGTGATGATCTTGGTTACGGCGATATTCAGGTGCTGAATCCTGAACACGGAAAAATTAAAACACCTGCGGTGGACAAGCTCGCTGCTCAAGGAATGATCTTTACAGACGCGCACTCAGGTTCCGCGGTTTGCACACCGACACGTTATGGTCTGATGACAGGACGCTATAGCTGGCGGACGACCCTACAGGCAGGCGTCGTGCAGGGCTTCAAGCCGAATCTCATCGCTGAAGGCCGTCCGACCGTGGCGAGTTTTCTGAAAGCACAGGGCTACCATACCGGCATCGTTGGCAAGTGGCATCTTAACTTCCAGTATCTCGATGCAGATACCGGCAAAGTGATTAAGCGAAAAGGGAAGAAAACGCTCGCCCCTGTTGGCAGCACTATTCCCGATGGACCAGTGGATCGTGGTTTTGATTATTACCATGGCTTCCACCATGCCGGTGACATGAAGGGCGTGATCGAAAACGACACCGTGATCGCGCACGAAGACGAAGTGAATATGCTGCCACGCATTACGCGCAAGGCGGTCGAATATATCGAAGCACGCGCGTCCGAAAAAGAGACACCGTTTTTCCTCTATGTGCCCTACGGTTCACCGCATACACCGATCGTGCCGTCGCCTGAATGGATTGGTCGCAGTGGTCTCGGAATCTACGGTGATTTCGTCATGCAAACAGATGATGGAGTAGGGCAGATTCTGGCCGCACTCGATGCGAACGGACTGACGGAGAATACTCTAGTGATTTTTAGCAGTGATAATGGCACCTCCAAAGCGGCGGACATTGATGCACTTGCTGAGCAAGGACACATCGTCAGTGCAGGCTTTCGTGGTTCGAAAGCGGACCTCTGGGATGGCGGGCACCGTGTGCCTTTCATTGCCCGCTGGCCGAAACATGTGGCCGCTGGCTCGACTAGTGATCAATTGATTTGCCTGACTGATTTGTTTGCGACAGCCGCAGACATCACTGGTGCCGCAGTCCCTGCAGAAAGTGCTGAAGATAGTGTTAGTTTTCTGCCAGCCTTGTCCGGAGAAGAAATTGTTTCGACGCGGGCAGGTGTGATTCATCATTCGATCAGTGGTCACTTTGGCTACCGTCAAGGAAAGTGGAAACTACTGTTGGCCAAAGGATCGGCTGGTTGGACAGGTCCCAAAGAAAATCAATTGCCCAAAGACACGCCCAAGGCGCAGCTCTATGACATGGAAAAAGATCCAGGTGAAACCACGAATCTTTATGAGAGTCACCCCGAAGTCGCGCAGCGGCTCTTGGCCCAACTCGAAGCCGATATTTTTAACGGACGTAGCACCGATGGTGCCCCATCCAACAATGATACAGA